Below is a window of Streptomyces spongiicola DNA.
TCGGCCGTGCCGCCGCGGATGTCGCCGAGCCGTACAGTTCCGGAACGGGGCCGGGCGACGGACGCTCCGAGCCTGAGCAGCGTGGATTTGCCTGCTCCGTTCGGCCCCAGCAGCACGGTGAGACCGGGGGGTAGGCGGTAGCTGAAGTCCTTCAGCACGGGCTCCCGGCGGCGCCGGTAGCCGAATGTGCAGGAGGCGAATTCCAGTGTCATGCAGGTCTCCTTACGGTTCCGAACTCGACGGCGACGCCGAGGGCGAACACGAGCCCCGCTCCGGCTGCGGCGTGCCATGCCCCGAGCGGTTCGGGCACGATCGTCCAGGGGTAGGCATCGCCGCTGCTGCGGAACCCACCGCCGACGACGGCCAGCAGCCAGGCGACAGGAACCATGACACCGGGTCGGCCCATGACGGCCTTCCCGCAGAGCATGAGTCCGGTCAGGAAGAATGTGTTCCGGCCGGCGGTCGCCGCCTGCGGCTCGCCGGTGAGCACGCTCACGGCCGCACTGCCGAGCAGTGCGGCGACCATCGTGGTCAGGACGAGGACCGTGTCGAGGACCCGAACCCTGCGGACGGCCGAGAGTTCCGCGGCGGTCAGTCGGCTCTCAAGGCACTGCATCAAGGCGGCGATCAGGACCACTGGGGCGAACAGGGAGAGCGCGACCTGTGCCGTACCGGTCAGCGAGGGCAGGATGGCACGCGTGTCATGGAGCAGCGCCAAGAGGATGACGAAGACACCCCATCCCGCCAGTAGTGTCGTCCGAACGCTCCTGGCCCTCAGCCACAGCATCAACTCGCCCGCCCACAGGCGTCGGAGATCTGCTGCTGATACCAGACTGCCTGCTGGTCGGTGGACTTCTCCAGCACCGCGCGCACTTCCGGCTCAGAGCGGGAGACGAGGGACTTGTTCTCCGCCGTCGAGCGGAATGCCTCGGCCTCTCCGGTCACGGAGAAGGCCCACAGACGCACGGCGTACGCCCTGGCGGGGTCCGGCTCGTCACAGGGCAGACGGACGGCCGCGAGCGTCACGGCGTACTTGACTGCGTCCTCACGGGCGGCCACTGTCAAGTGCACACTCCAGTTCGCCGGTGTGGAGGAACGGTTGTCCCGCCCCTCTCCCAGACGGTCGGTGACAACCTCTGGCGGTGTGACGGCCTTCGCACGAGTGAGATCACGGAGGGCCGACACCACGTCTGCGCGCACATGGGGCAGATCCTGGGCAGTGACGGCAGGCATGCACACCTTGGGCCGGGCGCCCAGGCACTCCATGGCGACCTGCCCATGTCGCAGAGGTGTGCCGTGCGCCCAGTCATCGGCAATAGCGATCGCGCTTGCCGTCCCCGCGCAGGCGACGACAAGCGCGAGCGCCGCACGCACGAGGAGCTGCCTGACGGGAAGCCACATCATGGCCAGGCCGGCGGCGATGGCGCCTCCGAAGAGGAGATGGGGCGCCAGGGACAGGAGGCTGGGCGCCTCACCGAACATGAGGTCCGTGTACTGACCCGAGATATGGCGCACCCAGGCGGGATCGACTGCCCTGGTGAAGGCGACAGCCACCCAGACCAGAACCGCGACGACGGGCGCGGCGACGACATGCGGCGCGCGCAGTCCGATGGCGAATCCGATGATCGCGTGGGCCACACACAACAACATGGCCATGCCCGGAAGGAGCAGGCTGTCCGGAGTGGGCAACGTTCCGGCCGACCCGAGCGACAGCACTGTGGGGACGAGGACGACCAGCCAGGCGCACAGGATCACCGGCAGCAGGGCGTCACCGGCCACGCGGTAGCGGGAACGGGCCGGCGCCATGTCCCATACGCCGAAGGCCCTGAGCCGTCCGCTCTCCCACACCGCCAGGGCCGCCGCAGAAGCGTAGGCCAGGGCGTACAGCGTCATAAGCGGCGCGGCGACGACCGCGGGAGCATACTCGGCCGCATACGGATCCTGCACGGTATTGCCGGCGTGGAAATAGAAGAGGGTCAGCAGCAGTACGACCGGTGCGGCCCACCGCACACTGCCTGCGAACAGGCGGGTGCGAAGTCTCATCACGTTCTCCGATTGGCCTGTGGCAATCTTCATCACAGGCCAACGGCGGGAAGAACCGCCTTCCCGCCGTTGGCCGCGTCGGTCAGTCAGTCAGCCAGGGTGTTGTCCACGTAGACCTTGTTCACCCACATCAGGCCACCATCACCGACTCGCTCGATCTTGAAGTAGTAACTACCCTTCGGGAGATTGTCCCAGGAAGCCTTGCTGTAGGTGGTGGAACTCTTGAAGCACGCCGTGTACGTCTTCCGTCCGTACTTGTCATCAGGTTGCAGGGATATATCCCGCCACACCTGCACATCAGCGCTCTTGTTGATGCTGTTCTGGATCGTGCACCCCCTGAACTGCACCTCGGTGTAGCTCTCCTCGGCCCAACGGCGCGACTCGAACCCGGCCCCCGCACTTGCGATGGTGCTCTCCCAGTCCGCATAGGCGTTGGGCGCAAAGGCGAGAACCGAAGCGGACACAAGGCCCGCAACGCTTCCAATACGGGACTTTTTCATTGAGATCCCCCTTCCCGCTCGGACGAGGGCACGAAAAGGTTCGGGAACGGAAGACCCGGCCCCAACCTGCATTCCCCCGTCAGCACTAATCGAGTTCACCGCTGATCAACGGCGCTCGATCCGATGAATTTATACGAAAAATGATCAATCAGCAAAGCGTGGGGGTTCAGATTCGGACACCGGCCGATCACCTCTGCCGCGATGGGTTCGTTATGCCCCGATAAAGCACCCATGCGGCCGCCGACCACTCAGACCGCTCGCGCTCCCCGGCGCCACACGGCGTGGACCAGCGGAACGCCGGGGCGGTAGGCCAGGTGGACATGGCTCGGAGCGTCCAGGACGGTCAGGTCGGCGCGGGCGCCGGGCGAGAGACGGCCGATGTCGGTCCGGCGCAGTGCGGCGGCCCCGCCCGCCGTCGCCGACCAGACGGCCTCGTCCGGCGTCATCCCCATGTCCCTCACCGCCAAGGCGATGCAGAACGGCATGGAGGAGGTGAACGACGAGCCGGGGTTGCAGTCGGTCGACAGCGCGACGGTCGCCCCCGCGTCGAGCAGCCGCCGGGCGTCGGGCCACTCGGCGCGGGTGGAGAACTCGGCGCCCGGGAGCAGGGTCGCGACCGTGTTGCCGCTCGCCAGGGCGTCGACGTCCGCCCGGGTGAGGTGGGTGCAGTGGTCGGCGGACGCCGCGTCCAGCTCGACGGCGAGCTGCACGCCGGGGCCGTGGGTGAGCTGGTTGGCGTGCACGCGGGGAACGAGCCCCTTGGCCATGCCCGCGGTGAGGACGGCCCGGGCCTGGTCCCCGTCGAACGCGCCCTTCTCGCAGAACACGTCGACCCAGCGGGCGTGCGGGGCGCAGGCGTCGAGCATCTCGCCGGTCACGAGCGCGACGTACCCTGCGGGGTCGTCGGCGTAGTCGGGGGACACGATGTGGGCGCCGAGGTAGGTCACCTCCTCGGTGTGCCGCGCGGCGATGCGCAGGGCACGCGCCTCGTCCGCCACGGTGAGCCCGTACCCCGACTTGGTCTCGAACGTGGTGGTTCCCTGGTGAAGCGCCTCGTCCAGATAGTGCGTGAGGTTCGCCTCCAGCGCCTCGTCGGAGGCGGCGCGGGTCGCGGCGACGGTGGTCCTGATCCCGCCGGCCGAGTACGAGCGGCCCGACATACGGGCGTTGAACTCGGCGGTGCGGTCGCCGGCGAAGACGAGGTGGGAGTGCGAGTCGACGAAGCCGGGGACGACGGCGCGGCCCTCCGCGTCGTGCACCTCGTCGGCGGCGGGCGCGTCCGCCGCGCGGCCGGCCCAGGCGACGGTACCGCCGTCGAGGACGAGGGCGGCGTCCTCGATCCGGCCCAGCGGGCCGCCGTCGCCGAGGGCGGGATCGTTGGTGACGAGGGTGCCGATGCGGGTGATGAGGGTGCTGCCCATGGTTCCTCTCCGTGGCCTTTCGTCCCCCTGCGGAGAAGGGGCACACCGTGTCGCTGTCCATGCTTCCACAGGCGTCTGCGGCCTTCTCCCGTCGGCCCCGGGGGGACGGGGCGGGGTCTCCGGCCGCGCCAACGCCACCCCGGGACGGCCTCACGCGCGGGAGCGGAGAAGCCGGCGGCGGCCGCCGGACGCGACCGTAAGGCCCCCCGCCCCGCTCCCGGGCACCCGGCCTCACGCACGGCGAGGGCGTACGGCCTCAACCGGACCGTTCACACGGTCTCGGGCCCGGAAGAGCGCGACGCGACCCCTGGCCGCGGCCGTGATCCTGACCGTGGCTGTGACCCTGACCCTGACCCTGACCCTGGCCCTGGCGTGGGCTGTGACCCTGACCCTGACCCTGATCGTGGCCCCGGTCCTGACCGTGGCCCTGGTCCTGGCTGTGACCCCGACCCGGCCCCGGCCCCGGCCCCGGCGAGCGTCGCGTCAGCGGATCCGCGCGCCGTACACGTGCTCGACGGGCATCGTCATGAGCACCCTGCGGTCGGACACCATCGCGGAGCGGTACTCGTCCCAGTCCGGATGCTCACCGGCAGCGCGACGGTAGTACGTCACCAGCGCCTCCACCTCCGGCCCGTCCGGGGCCGTGCCCGGACCGGTGAGCGTCACCGTCCCCTCGGCGGTCGCCCAGGACCAGCCGTCGGGGCCGGTCACCTCCAACGCGGCGCGCGGATCCCGCCGCAGGTTCGCCGTCTTGGCCCGCCCCTCGGTCACCGACACGTAGATCACGTCGGCCTCCCGGTCGTAGTACGGCATGACCGGCGAGAGCTGCGGTCGCCCGTCCGACTTGATGGTGGCCAGGACGCCGATACGGCTCTCCGAGAGGAGTGTGCGCGGGTCGAACTCGTCACCGTTCATGTGTTGCGCAACAGAGGACCGGCCCGGGCCATTCCCCCGCTCAGCCCCTCAGCGTCCCGATCGCCTCCGACAGGGCCGACGGCACGTCCGGCACCAGGGTGTGGACGCCGTCGCGTACGACATGGCGCCCGGCCACGACCGTGTGCCGGATGTCCGCGGAGGTGGCGGCGAAGACCGCGGTCTCCGCGCCCAGCCGGGGCAGCGGGCCGGCCGTGCGCACCGAGTCCAGCGCAACGGTGCTGAAGTCGGCGAGCGCGCCGGGCTCCAGCAGTCCCGCGTCGTCCCACCCGAGTGCCGCGCACCCGTCGGCGGTGGCGGCGCGCAGCAGCGAGGCGGCCGTCCAGTGGCCGCGGGTGCGGGTGCGCAACCGCTCGTCCGTCTCCATCGCGCGGGCCTCCTCGAGGAGGTCGATCACCGCGTGGCTGTCGCTGCCGAGCGACAGCGGTGAGCCCGCCTCCTGGAGGGTCCTGGCGGGGCCGATCCCGTCGGCGAGATCCCGTTCGGTGGTCGGGCACATGCAGGTGCCGGTCCCGCTGCCGCCGAGGAGGCGGATGTCCCCGTCCGTCAGATGGGTGTTGTGGACGCCCGTGGTGCGCCGGCCGAGTACGCCGTGGTCGGCGAGGAGCCGCGCGGGCGTGCAGCCGTGGACCGCCAGGCACGCCTCGTTCTCGGCGGTCTGCTCGGAGAGATGGACGTGCAGGGGCGCGGCGTGCTCCGCCGCCCAGCCGGCCACCGTGGGCAGCTGGGCCGCCGGCACCGCGCGTACGGAATGGATCGCGGCGCCGATCCTGGCCAGTTCCCCGCCCTTGAGGAGGGACACCCGCTCGGCCCACGCGTCGGCGGTGCCGTCGGAGAAGCGGAGCTGGTGCCGGTTCGGGGGCTCCCCGCCGTGCCTGTCGCCGATGGCCGAGGACAGGTAAGCCGTGTCGAGGAGGGTGATGCGGATGCCCGCGTCCGCCGCCGCCGCGATCAGCGCCTCGCCCATCGCGTTGGGGTCGGCGTACGGGCGGCCGCCGGGCGCGTGGTGCACGTAGTGGAACTCGCCGACGACCGTGATCCCCGCCAGCGCCATCTCCGCGTACACGGCGCGCGCCAGCGCGTGGTAGTTCTCCGGGGTCAGCCGGGCCGCGGTCCGGTACATGACGTCGCGCCAGGTCCAGAAGGTCCCGGAGCCCATCTGCACCACACCGCGCAGTGCCCGGTGGAAGGCGTGCGAGTGGGCGTTCGCGAGTCCGGGCACCGTCAGGCCGCGCAGTACCACGGCGCCCGGTTCCGGGGCACCCGTCCCGGTGCGGACGGCCGTGATCCGGCCGTCCGCGACGTCGAGGGCGACCCCCGGCTCGACATGTGCGCCGAGCCAGGCGTGCTCCAGCCAGTACGTCGTCACCTGCACGCGAGGCCCTCCAGTACGTCGGCGAGTGCGAGGACCCCGGCGACGCAGTCGTCCTCGGCGGCGTACTCGGCCGGGGAGTGGGAGACGCCCGTCGGGTTCCGTACGAACAGCATGGCGGTCGGCACGGCCGCGGACAGGATTCCGGCGTCGTGTCCGGCCCCCGTGCCGAGCAGCGGAACCCGTCCGCCCAGCAGCCGGCCGATCTCGTCGCGCAGGGCGTGGCCGAACTCGACGACCGGGGTGAACGACTCCCGGACGACTGCGAGGTCGACGCCGTCGCGCTCGGCGCGGTCCTTCGCGGCCTGCTCGATCGCGGAGACGACCGCGTCGAGCACGGCCTGGTCGGCGGCGCGCGAGTCGAGCCAGCCGCGGACGAGGGACGGGATGGCGTTGACGCCGTTCGGCTCGACGGAGACCTTGCCGAAGGTGGCGACCGCGCCCGCCAGTTCGGCCTCGCGGCGGGCCGCGAGGACGGTCTCCGCGTACGTCGGCATCGGGTCGCGGCGGTCGGCGAGGCGGGTGGTGCCCGCATGGTTCGCCTCGCCCCGGAAGTCGAAGCGCCAGCGGCCGTGCGGCCAGATGGCGCTGGCGATGCCGACGGGGTCGCCCGAGACGTCCAGGGCCCGGCCCTGCTCGACATGGAGTTCCACGAAGGCGCCGACGCGGGCCAGGCGTTCGGGGTCGGCGCCGATGGTCCCGGGGTCGAGGCCGGCCGCCTCCATCGCCTCCGGCAGGCACACCCCGTCGGCGTCCCGCAGTGCGTACGCCTGCTCCCTGGTCAGCTGCCCGGCCGCGAGGCGGGAACCGACGCAGGCCAGGCCGAAGCGGGCGCCCTCCTCGTCGGCGAAGTTGGTGATCGCGAAGGGCCGGGTGAACTCCGCTCCCCTGCGGCGCAGTTCGTCGAGCGCGGCGAAGGCGGAGACGACGCCGAGGGGCCCGTCGAAGGCGCCCCCGTCGGGGACGGAGTCAAGGTGTGAGCCGGTGACCACGGCGTCCCCGACGGCGGGGGCGCCTGGGGTGCTCCGGCCCGAGGCAGACACGTTCCCGGTGCCCCCGACGGAGGCAGGGGTGGGGGTACCCCCGACGGAGGCAGGGGTGGGGGTACCCCCGGAGGCAGGGGTGGGGGTGCCCCCGACGGAGGCAGGGGGAGGCCCGCCGAGCCAGGCCCACTGGTTGCCGTTGCGGTCGGTCTCGTAGACGAGCCCGCGGGCCTCGGCCTGCTCCTGGAACCAGTTGCGGCAGTCGGCGTCGGCACCGGTCCAGGCATGGCGCCGGTAACCGCCGCTGTCCGCGTCCCGGCCGATGCGCCGCAGCTCGGACCACATCTCCTGGAACGAGGGGGTGCGCGACGCGGCCCCGCCCGCGCCGGAGCGGCCCGTCGCAGGTTCGCGGCTGCTCAACGGTTCGTCCGCGCGCAACGGTTCGACCTCGCTCAACGGTTCGACCTCGCTCAACGGGTTGTCCGCGCCCAGCGGTTCGTGAGCCCTCACCGGGAGTCACCCTCCCGCATCGGGACACGCACGCCCTTCGCCTCGGAGACGGACTCCGCGATGTCGTAGCCGGCGTCGACATGCCGGATGACGCCCATCCCGGGGTCGTTCGTCAGCACCCGGCGGATCTTCTCGGCGCCGAGTTCGGTGCCGTCCGCGACGGTGACCTGGCCGGCGTGGATGGAGCGCCCCATGCCGACGCCGCCGCCGTGGTGGATCGAGACCCAGGAGGCGCCGGATGCGACGTTGACCATGGCGTTCAGCAGCGGCCAGTCGGCGATGGCGTCCGAGCCGTCGAGCATCGCCTCGGTCTCGCGGTACGGGGAGGCCACCGAGCCGCAGTCGAGGTGGTCGCGCCCGATGGCCAGCGGGGCCCTGAGTTCACCGCTCGCGACCATGTCGTTGAAGCGCTCGCCCGCGCGGTCCCGCTCACCGTAGCCGAGCCAGCAGATGCGGGCGGGAAGGCCCTGGAAGTGGACGCGCTCGCCCGCCATCCTGATCCAGCGCGCCAGGGACTCGTTCTCCGGGAAGAGTTCCAGGATCGCCTTGTCGGTCCGGGCGATGTCGGAGGGGTCGCCGGAGAGCGCGGCCCAGCGGAACGGGCCCCTGCCCTCGCAGAAGAGGGGCCGGATGTAGGCGGGGACGAAGCCGGGGAACGCGAACGCCCGCTCGTAGCCGGCCAGCCGCGCCTCGCCGCGGATCGAGTTGCCGTAGTCGAAGACCTCGGCGCCGGCGTCCATGAAGCCGACCATGGCCTCGACGTGCCGGGCCATGGACTCGCGGGCGCGGGTGGTGAACCCGGCCGGGTCCTTCGCCGCATACGAGGCCATGTCGCCGAAGTCGACCCCGGCGGGCAGGTAGGCCAGCGGATCATGCGCGGAGGTCTGGTCGGTGACGATGTCGATCGGCGCGTTCATCGCGAGCAGCTGCGGCACCAGTTCGGCCGCGTTGCCGAGCACACCGACGGACAGCGGGCGGCGGGCGTCACGGGCCTCGGTGGCCAGCTGGAGCGCGTGCTCGAGACCGTCGGCCCTCACGTCGAGGTAGCGGTGCTCGATGCGGCGATCGATGGCCCGGGGGTCGCAGTCGACGCAGATGGCGACGCCGTCGTTCATGGTGACGGCGAGCGGCTGGGCGCCGCCCATCCCGCCGAGTCCGGCGGTCAGCGTGATCGTCCCGGCCAGTGTGCCGCCGAACTTCCCGGCCGCCACGGCGGCGAAGGTCTCGTACGTGCCCTGGAGGATGCCCTGGGTGCCGATGTAGATCCAGGAGCCCGCGGTCATCTGCCCGTACATGGTGAGTCCGAGGGCCTCCAGACGCCGGAACTCCTCCCAGTTCGCCCAGTCGCCGACGAGGTTGGAGTTGGCGATCAGCACACGGGGCGCCCACTCGTGGGTCTGCATCACGCCGACCGGGCGGCCCGACTGGACGAGCATCGTCTCGTCCTGCTTCAGCGTCCGGAGCGTGCGGACCATCGCGTCGAAGGAGCGCCAGTCACGGGCGGCCTTGCCCGTGCCGCCGTACACGACGAGCTTGTCGGGGTGCTCGGCGACCTCCGGGTCGAGGTTGTTCTGGAGCATGCGCAGCGCGGCTTCCTGCTGCCACCCGAGGGCGCTCAGTTCCGTACCACGCGGTGCCCGTACCGGGCGGGGTCCAGACATGCCGATGCCTCCTCGTGACGTTGACTCTTCTATTCACATCCTGATGCCCTGAATAATTCCAGTCAACAGTATGGCGGCCCCGGTCCGAAGCCACGCATGCGCGACCGCCGCGGCACCGCGGCACCCGGAGCGCGCGGGGGCCCGCTCCCGGACAGGAGAGATCACGGGCACCCGGCACCCGGCACCCGGCACCCGGCACGACCGGAAGCGAGTGCAGCGAACCTCCGGTGACCGGCACGAACACACGCGGACAGGGCCCGGACAATGCGGGCCGAGCAGCGGGTCGGCACCCGTGGGCACCAGATCCGCACTCCGTGGACACGGCGGGAACACCGGAGGCGACACCAGAGGGGCAGGCGTGGGCACGGATGGGCACGGATGGGCCCGAATGAAATCGCATGGAATTGGATGAGCAGACATGGCAACAAATAGGCACAGATGGATGCGGACAAGTAGACATAGACACAGACAGGCGCATATAGACACAGATGGGCTCGGTGGGCAGGGATGAGCAAGGTGGGCGCGGGCGGGCAGGGGTGGGCTCGGGTCCGCCCGGGTGATTGACTGGAGCCCATGGCTCATCTGGCTTCAGACCGTCGTGACCAGGCCGTACGAGCAGCCGTGGAGCAGGGCCTGCTCACCGAGACCGACCCCGTCGTCGCACTGGTCGACATCGCCGGCGTCCGCGCCTCGGCCGCCGCGCTGCGGAGCGCCTTCGAGGAGGTGACGGGCGCCCCGGTCCTGCACGCCTTCGCCGTGAAGGCCGCGCCGCTGGTGCCGGTGCTGCGGCTGCTGGACTCGGAGGGCATCGGCGCGGAGGTCGCGAGCCCGGGCGAGCTGGCGCTTGCGCTGGCCGCCGGTGTGCGGCCGGAGCGGATCGTGCTGGACTCCCCCGCCAAGACCCGGACCGAGCTGGCCGAGGCACTGCGCCTGGGGATCGCCGTCAACGCCGACAACCTCCAGGAACTCGACCGCATCGACGCGCTGGCCGGAACGGGAACCGCCACCGGGACCGCCACCGGGACCGCCACCGGAGCCGGCGTCGAACCCCGGACCGGAGCCGGAGCCGGTAGCGGACTCGGGCCCGGCTCCGGTGGCGCGCGGCTCGGGCTGCGCGTCAACGCGCAGATCGGCGCCGGCGCGATCGGTGCGCTGTCCACCGCCACCGCGACCTCGAAGTTCGGCGTCGCCCTGCGCGACGAGGGAGCGCGCGATCGCGTGGTGCGCGCCTGCCTCGACCGGCCCTGGCTGACCCGGCTGCACACCCACTCCGGCTCGCAGGGGCTGGGGCTGGAGCTCATGGCCCAGGGCGTCCTGGCGGTGTACGAACTGGCCGAGGAGATCAACGCGGCCGCCGGCCGGCAGCAGATCGACACCGTCGACATCGGCGGCGGGCTGCCGGTCAACTTCGCCTCCGACGAGGAGGCCCCCACCTTCGCCGACTACGCAAGGACGCTGCGGGACGCGGCCCCCGGGCTGTTCGACGGCCGCTACGGGCTGGTCACCGAGTTCGGCCGGTCGCTGCTCGCCAAGCACGGCACGGTCCTCGCCCGCGTCGAGTACACCAAGACCAGCGGCGCCCGGCCCATCGCCGTCACCCATGCGGGGGTGCAGGTCGCCACCCGCACCGTCTACGACCCGGCGTCATGGCCGCTGCGGATCGCCGCGTACGACGCGAAGGGCGCGCCCAGGACCGGTGACGCCGTGGTCCAGGACATCGCGGGGCCGGCCTGCTTCGCAGGCGACCTGCTGGCGGAGGCGCGGGAGCTGCCCCTGCTGGAGCCGGGTGACACGGTCGCCGCGCTGGACACCGGCGCCTACTACTTCAGCAGCCACTACG
It encodes the following:
- a CDS encoding allantoate amidohydrolase — encoded protein: MWSELRRIGRDADSGGYRRHAWTGADADCRNWFQEQAEARGLVYETDRNGNQWAWLGGPPPASVGGTPTPASGGTPTPASVGGTPTPASVGGTGNVSASGRSTPGAPAVGDAVVTGSHLDSVPDGGAFDGPLGVVSAFAALDELRRRGAEFTRPFAITNFADEEGARFGLACVGSRLAAGQLTREQAYALRDADGVCLPEAMEAAGLDPGTIGADPERLARVGAFVELHVEQGRALDVSGDPVGIASAIWPHGRWRFDFRGEANHAGTTRLADRRDPMPTYAETVLAARREAELAGAVATFGKVSVEPNGVNAIPSLVRGWLDSRAADQAVLDAVVSAIEQAAKDRAERDGVDLAVVRESFTPVVEFGHALRDEIGRLLGGRVPLLGTGAGHDAGILSAAVPTAMLFVRNPTGVSHSPAEYAAEDDCVAGVLALADVLEGLACR
- a CDS encoding PPOX class F420-dependent oxidoreductase, giving the protein MNGDEFDPRTLLSESRIGVLATIKSDGRPQLSPVMPYYDREADVIYVSVTEGRAKTANLRRDPRAALEVTGPDGWSWATAEGTVTLTGPGTAPDGPEVEALVTYYRRAAGEHPDWDEYRSAMVSDRRVLMTMPVEHVYGARIR
- the hutU gene encoding urocanate hydratase — encoded protein: MSGPRPVRAPRGTELSALGWQQEAALRMLQNNLDPEVAEHPDKLVVYGGTGKAARDWRSFDAMVRTLRTLKQDETMLVQSGRPVGVMQTHEWAPRVLIANSNLVGDWANWEEFRRLEALGLTMYGQMTAGSWIYIGTQGILQGTYETFAAVAAGKFGGTLAGTITLTAGLGGMGGAQPLAVTMNDGVAICVDCDPRAIDRRIEHRYLDVRADGLEHALQLATEARDARRPLSVGVLGNAAELVPQLLAMNAPIDIVTDQTSAHDPLAYLPAGVDFGDMASYAAKDPAGFTTRARESMARHVEAMVGFMDAGAEVFDYGNSIRGEARLAGYERAFAFPGFVPAYIRPLFCEGRGPFRWAALSGDPSDIARTDKAILELFPENESLARWIRMAGERVHFQGLPARICWLGYGERDRAGERFNDMVASGELRAPLAIGRDHLDCGSVASPYRETEAMLDGSDAIADWPLLNAMVNVASGASWVSIHHGGGVGMGRSIHAGQVTVADGTELGAEKIRRVLTNDPGMGVIRHVDAGYDIAESVSEAKGVRVPMREGDSR
- a CDS encoding formimidoylglutamate deiminase encodes the protein MQVTTYWLEHAWLGAHVEPGVALDVADGRITAVRTGTGAPEPGAVVLRGLTVPGLANAHSHAFHRALRGVVQMGSGTFWTWRDVMYRTAARLTPENYHALARAVYAEMALAGITVVGEFHYVHHAPGGRPYADPNAMGEALIAAAADAGIRITLLDTAYLSSAIGDRHGGEPPNRHQLRFSDGTADAWAERVSLLKGGELARIGAAIHSVRAVPAAQLPTVAGWAAEHAAPLHVHLSEQTAENEACLAVHGCTPARLLADHGVLGRRTTGVHNTHLTDGDIRLLGGSGTGTCMCPTTERDLADGIGPARTLQEAGSPLSLGSDSHAVIDLLEEARAMETDERLRTRTRGHWTAASLLRAATADGCAALGWDDAGLLEPGALADFSTVALDSVRTAGPLPRLGAETAVFAATSADIRHTVVAGRHVVRDGVHTLVPDVPSALSEAIGTLRG
- a CDS encoding type III PLP-dependent enzyme domain-containing protein, whose product is MAHLASDRRDQAVRAAVEQGLLTETDPVVALVDIAGVRASAAALRSAFEEVTGAPVLHAFAVKAAPLVPVLRLLDSEGIGAEVASPGELALALAAGVRPERIVLDSPAKTRTELAEALRLGIAVNADNLQELDRIDALAGTGTATGTATGTATGAGVEPRTGAGAGSGLGPGSGGARLGLRVNAQIGAGAIGALSTATATSKFGVALRDEGARDRVVRACLDRPWLTRLHTHSGSQGLGLELMAQGVLAVYELAEEINAAAGRQQIDTVDIGGGLPVNFASDEEAPTFADYARTLRDAAPGLFDGRYGLVTEFGRSLLAKHGTVLARVEYTKTSGARPIAVTHAGVQVATRTVYDPASWPLRIAAYDAKGAPRTGDAVVQDIAGPACFAGDLLAEARELPLLEPGDTVAALDTGAYYFSSHYAYNSLARPGVHGFTADAGGVRFTTVRAPQTVEEIVAESGGDRPDALL
- the hutI gene encoding imidazolonepropionase yields the protein MGSTLITRIGTLVTNDPALGDGGPLGRIEDAALVLDGGTVAWAGRAADAPAADEVHDAEGRAVVPGFVDSHSHLVFAGDRTAEFNARMSGRSYSAGGIRTTVAATRAASDEALEANLTHYLDEALHQGTTTFETKSGYGLTVADEARALRIAARHTEEVTYLGAHIVSPDYADDPAGYVALVTGEMLDACAPHARWVDVFCEKGAFDGDQARAVLTAGMAKGLVPRVHANQLTHGPGVQLAVELDAASADHCTHLTRADVDALASGNTVATLLPGAEFSTRAEWPDARRLLDAGATVALSTDCNPGSSFTSSMPFCIALAVRDMGMTPDEAVWSATAGGAAALRRTDIGRLSPGARADLTVLDAPSHVHLAYRPGVPLVHAVWRRGARAV